From the Fulvia fulva chromosome 2, complete sequence genome, one window contains:
- a CDS encoding External alternative NADH-ubiquinone oxidoreductase, giving the protein MASKAAVRPLAAVSASIGLKQGARRGLATARPAQSPFQQALRAGNKFDKQQLRTGFRRGYADQLPNTKQVKKGSWRVLRWTWRITYLSTLGLLAYTAYGIWDSRNPAEQQEPDPNKKTLVVLGTGWGSVSLLKNLDTENYNVVVVSPRNYFLFTPLLPSCTTGTIEHRSIMEPIRNFLRHKKASVKYYEAEATKIDYEKKIVYISDDSEIKGALSQNEIPFDMLVVGVGAENATFGIPGVREHGCFLKEVGDAQRIRKRIMDCCETATFKDQSIEEKKRLLHMVVVGGGPTGVEFAGELQDFFENDLKKWIPEIAGDFHVTLVEALPSVLPSFSKNLIDYTEKTFKEETIDIRTKTMVKNVTSEYIEAEFTGPDGKKQVEKIPYGLLVWATGNAVRPVVKDLMNQIPAQKDARRGLNVNEYLVVKGAENIWAVGDCAVANYAPTAQVASQEGSFLARLFNQMAKTEEIEGQLAVLSEEQAKAANKEARDHVFGEIKDLQKRLRRVKQMGPFEYSHQGSMAYIGSEKAVADISWLTGNLASGGQLTYFFWKSAYLSMCFSTRNRVLVFMDWIKSYCFGRDVSRE; this is encoded by the exons ATGGCGTCCAAGGCCGCAGTGAGGCCCTTGGCTGCCGTCAGTGCCTCCATTGGCCTGAAGCAGGGAGCACGGCGAGGTCTTGCGACAGCGCGGCCAGCCCAGTCGCCCTTCCAACAAGCGTTGAGAGCCGGCAACAAGTTCGACAAGCAGCAACTGCGTACGGGCTTCCGCAGAGGATACGCGGACCAGCTGCCAAACACCAAGCAGGTCAAGAAGGGCTCGTGGAGGGTGCTGAGGTGGACATGGCGCATTACATACCTTTCGACGCTGGGCCTTCTGGCATACACTGCATATGGCATATGGGATAGCCGGAATCCTGCAGAGCAGCAAGAACCGGATCCAAACAAGAAAACTCTCGTCGTCCTTG GCACTGGCTGGGGATCTGTTTCCCTGCTAAAGAACCTGGACACCGAAAACTACAACGTCGTCGTCGTCTCGCCTCGCAACTACTTCCTCTTCACGCCTCTTCTGCCATCATGTACCACCGGAACGATCGAGCACCGCTCCATCATGGAGCCGATCCGCAACTTCCTCCGCCACAAGAAAGCATCCGTCAAGTACTACGAAGCCGAAGCCACCAAGATCGACTACGAGAAGAAGATCGTCTACATCAGCGACGACTCTGAGATCAAGGGCGCTCTGTCACAGAATGAGATTCCATTCGATATGCTGGTCGTCGGTGTAGGTGCTGAGAATGCGACATTCGGTATCCCAGGTGTGCGCGAGCACGGCTGTTTCTTGAAAGAGGTTGGTGATGCTCAGCGAATCAGGAAGCGAATCATGGACTGCTGCGAAACTGCTACATTCAAGGATCAATCGATTGAGGAGAAGAAGCGTCTGCTGCACATGGTGGTCGTCGGTGGTGGTCCTACTGGTGTTGAGTTCGCTGGCGAGCTTCAAGATTTCTTCGAGAATGACCTGAAGAAATGGATCCCTGAAATCGCTGGAGACTTCCACGTCACTCTCGTCGAAGCGCTGCCATCCGTCCTGCCGTCATTCAGCAAGAACTTGATCGACTACACCGAGAAGACTTTCAAGGAAGAGACGATCGACATCCGAACAAAGACTATGGTCAAGAATGTCACATCTGAGTACATCGAGGCGGAGTTCACTGGTCCAGACGGCAAGAAGCAGGTCGAGAAGATCCCATATGGTCTCCTTGTGTGGGCTACTGGCAACGCTGTGCGCCCCGTGGTCAAGGACTTGATGAACCAAATTCCAGCTCAAAAGGATGCCCGACGTGGTTTGAACGTCAATGAGTACCTCGTTGTGAAGGGTGCCGAGAACATCTGGGCTGTAGGAGACTGTGCTGTTGCGAACTATGCCCCTACTGCCCAAGTTGCTAGCCAGGAAGGTTCTTTCCTCGCGAGGCTGTTCAACCAGATGGCTAAGACTGAGGAAATTGAAGGCCAGCTTGCTGTTTTGTCCGAAGAGCAGGCCAAGGCTGCTAACAAGGAGGCCAGAGATCACGTCTTCGGCGAGATCAAGGATCTGCAGAAGAGGCTACGTCGCGTGAAGCAGATGGGTCCATTCGAGTACTCCCACCAAGGCTCGATGGCATATATCGGCAGCGAGAAGGCTGTTGCTGATATCAGCTGGTTGACTGGAAACCTGGCCAGCGGTGGCCAGCTGACCTACTTCTTCTGGAAGTCGGCATACTTGAGCATGTGCTTCAGCA CACGCAACCGTGTCCTCGTCTTCATGGACTGGATCAAGTCCTACTGCTTCGGCCGTGACGTCTCACGGGAGTAG
- a CDS encoding Esterase dbaE, giving the protein MSPRESMSPLNDPASDSTTLHLPRPLCFHGGGANSKIFEVQCRCLEKALRDTFRLVYVEAPYISYPGPDVVQVYKHMSPFKGWLRWRHEDELRSAPAAVERINAAIKLAIDEDDKAGASGDFVGVLGFSQGAKLAASLLYTQQQLEEVMHERSGWPPFRFGILLAGRTPMVWLNADYDMPIGIVDAAAVSTAPTDHLPPMLDNQKLSVPTLHVHGIQDPGLPLHQKFLHNCCDPSSTTLLEWDGKHRIPFRHADIDRLVQGILNLARETCSI; this is encoded by the coding sequence ATGTCTCCAAGAGAATCCATGTCTCCCCTCAACGATCCAGCATCCGACAGCACTACCTTACATCTACCACGCCCACTCTGCTTCCACGGAGGAGGTGCCAACTCGAAGATCTTCGAGGTGCAATGCCGTTGCCTTGAGAAAGCACTCCGCGATACCTTCCGCCTCGTCTACGTAGAGGCACCTTACATATCCTACCCTGGGCCGGATGTCGTCCAAGTCTACAAACACATGTCGCCTTTCAAGGGCTGGCTGAGATGGCGTCACGAGGACGAGCTTCGGAGTGCACCAGCCGCTGTAGAGCGCATCAATGCTGCGATCAAGCTCGCAATCGACGAGGACGACAAGGCAGGAGCCTCTGGAGACTTCGTTGGAGTGCTGGGCTTTAGTCAAGGTGCGAAACTGGCTGCGAGTCTGCTATACACCCAACAGCAGCTTGAAGAGGTCATGCATGAGCGAAGTGGATGGCCGCCGTTTCGATTTGGCATACTGCTTGCTGGGAGGACACCAATGGTCTGGCTCAACGCGGACTACGATATGCCGATTGGTATAGTCGATGCTGCAGCCGTATCGACAGCACCTACCGACCACTTGCCACCGATGCTGGATAATCAGAAACTGAGCGTTCCGACGCTACACGTCCATGGAATTCAAGATCCAGGCCTGCCTCTTCATCAAAAGTTTCTCCACAACTGTTGCGATCCGTCTAGCACGACGCTGCTGGAGTGGGATGGCAAGCACAGAATACCGTTCAGACATGCGGATATCGATCGATTGGTGCAGGGCATCTTGAATTTGGCGAGGGAAACTTGTTCGATATGA
- a CDS encoding Putative ATP-dependent RNA helicase → MPKFVPRERKHRKLARQKTASSQQDGPANAEIVVPLSQSEKEEKRRKLQEELKAQQPETKISGKKRKRLNKYIDTKLKKEENLELLKKLAAQKVDTSLLQSAKKLGRVQETKRERFSRALQEERAGIDANGDRDAILYEKRDIAGEQDNDSDDNETPDPLASMKIVPTTVELATPGTSKTSFGTGLKRPLEVDESGKPVIKKRKRQKKTAIIEQPPSESESEELEDDASDAWNGFSDDEAQATRSTISHSDDDDDSSSARGGSSNPESDTESDYQSSSEGKPARVSAFKAWADSQRNEALDFSPSTAPINDEVITANFKPRAPSPDAALSEVLASAQQSVNSYRPEKAVVVPRSEEIQTARLQLPVVQEEQKIIEAVHNNPVTVVCGATGSGKTTQLPQMLVENGYTSKGMIGVTQPRRVAAQSVARRVAHEFGPDFGKQVGSQIRYDSNVSRNTKVKFMTDGILLREISQDFSLSKYSVIVIDEAHERSVNTDILIGMLSRIVPIRDTLSKEQPGSYHPLKLVIMSATLRVTDFIMNEKLFRSVKPPVVEAEGRQYPVTEHFAKKTQRDYVGETVRKVSRGHRKLPAGSILVFLTGQDEIGTVAKKLREALTSNEDASFANSRKPYTANEDKPANDFLEDDDERANDSDDEAEIIGLDGDDHDDEFQVEVDANAPQQRGGLKPHIVPLYGGLSSEQQMRVFDTPPEGHRMIVLATNIAETSLTIPDVRYVFDCGRSKEKHYDMATGVQEFKIDWISKASASQRMGRAGRTGPGHCYRLYSSAIYEQYFDNHTLPEILRTPIEGTVLTLKGMEVDNVVNFPFPTPPQREQLAQAERLLKNLGAIDSRSGKITARGRELQKYPVNPRFGRMLQLGLQHGVLPYTIAMVAGLAVGELFILETQVIPRQEALAGDDEDFGNDDRPKRVDRALESSINSKKQAFGRAHATFANFDDKSDAIKLLTAIAGHADADARGDKSFCSQYFLREKGMVEVQQLRSQLHNIMQKQMIERGQPPEPYQAVISPPKEKDIKFLNQIVAAGYIDQVAVRNDLLPSAISTGQKARRAIEVPYRTLLPSIAEADIDRASTLEEQGQQRSVYVHPSSLLAKLSIHEMPDYIVYTNLSRAAATTVEGKQKRTRMHPLTTAGPLLLSSLAEGSPLLEFGKPIGKIEEKDAGRTRVCFVGTALRDPNTAGTTWPMKAWKVQQTRKGKEWVVEKVLQKG, encoded by the coding sequence ATGCCCAAGTTTGTACCGCGGGAGAGGAAGCACAGGAAACTTGCGCGACAAAAGACAGCATCATCTCAGCAGGATGGACCCGCCAACGCCGAGATCGTGGTGCCGCTCAGCCAGAGCGAGAAGGAAGAGAAACGTCGAAAGCTGCAGGAGGAGTTGAAGGCGCAGCAGCCGGAGACTAAGATAAGCGGGAAGAAGAGGAAGCGATTGAACAAGTATATCGACACGAAACTCAAGAAGGAGGAGAATCTTGAGTTGTTGAAGAAGCTCGCTGCTCAGAAGGTGGATACCAGCCTCCTGCAAAGTGCTAAGAAGTTGGGGAGGGTGCAGGAGACGAAACGGGAGCGCTTCTCTCGAGCATTACAGGAAGAGAGGGCTGGGATTGATGCCAATGGGGACCGCGACGCGATATTGTACGAAAAGAGAGACATCGCCGGCGAGCAAGATAACGATAGTGACGACAACGAAACACCTGATCCTCTCGCATCTATGAAAATCGTCCCTACTACTGTAGAGCTCGCAACGCCTGGCACGTCGAAAACATCGTTTGGAACAGGATTGAAACGTCCTTTAGAGGTTGATGAGTCTGGCAAGCCGGTGATCAAGAAACGAAAGAGGCAAAAGAAGACAGCTATCATTGAACAGCCGCCCTCAGAGAGCGAGAGCGAAGAGCTAGAGGATGACGCTTCAGATGCATGGAATGGCTTCTCAGACGACGAAGCACAAGCGACGCGCTCGACAATTTCCCACTCTGACGATGACGATGACAGCTCGAGTGCGCGAGGTGGCAGCTCGAATCCTGAGAGCGATACCGAGAGTGATTATCAATCCAGCTCGGAAGGCAAACCTGCTCGTGTATCGGCCTTCAAGGCATGGGCAGACTCGCAGCGGAATGAAGCACTGGACTTCTCACCGTCCACAGCGCCGATCAACGACGAGGTGATCACAGCTAATTTTAAGCCGCGCGCTCCCTCTCCAGATGCAGCGCTGTCTGAGGTACTCGCATCCGCCCAACAGAGTGTGAACAGCTATCGTCCAGAGAAAGCAGTAGTTGTTCCTCGTTCCGAGGAGATACAGACTGCCAGGCTTCAGCTTCCAGTCGTTCAAGAGGAACAGAAGATCATAGAGGCAGTGCACAACAACCCAGTCACTGTTGTGTGCGGCGCTACAGGTTCGGGTAAGACGACTCAGCTTCCTCAAATGCTCGTTGAGAATGGCTATACTTCGAAAGGCATGATCGGAGTCACGCAGCCACGCCGTGTAGCAGCGCAGTCAGTAGCAAGGCGAGTGGCGCATGAATTCGGGCCAGATTTTGGCAAGCAGGTTGGGTCGCAAATACGATACGACAGTAACGTGAGCAGGAATACCAAGGTAAAGTTCATGACCGATGGTATCCTGCTTCGCGAGATTAGCCAGGACTTCTCTCTCAGCAAGTACAGCGTCATCGTCATAGACGAAGCGCACGAGCGTAGCGTGAACACCGACATTCTGATTGGGATGCTATCGCGAATCGTACCCATCAGAGACACCCTCAGCAAGGAGCAGCCGGGATCATACCACCCCCTGAAGCTCGTCATCATGAGTGCTACCTTACGCGTGACAGACTTCATCATGAACGAGAAGTTGTTCAGAAGCGTCAAGCCACCGGTCGTGGAAGCTGAGGGCAGGCAATACCCAGTGACAGAACACTTTGCGAAGAAGACACAGCGCGATTATGTTGGGGAGACTGTGCGAAAAGTGAGCAGAGGTCACCGCAAGCTCCCAGCTGGTAGCATTCTGGTATTCCTGACTGGCCAGGACGAAATTGGCACTGTTGCGAAGAAGTTGCGAGAAGCGCTCACCAGCAATGAAGACGCCTCTTTTGCCAACTCGAGAAAGCCTTACACGGCGAATGAGGATAAGCCCGCCAATGACTTTCTCGAGGATGATGATGAGCGCGCGAACGACTCTGACGATGAAGCCGAAATAATTGGACTAGATGGCGATGACCACGATGACGAGTTCCAGGTAGAAGTCGATGCAAACGCGCCACAGCAGAGAGGTGGTTTAAAACCACATATAGTGCCGCTTTACGGCGGACTGTCATCGGAACAGCAGATGCGCGTATTCGACACACCTCCAGAAGGGCACAGGATGATAGTGCTCGCAACCAACATTGCCGAGACATCTCTCACAATACCAGATGTACGCTACGTGTTCGATTGTGGCAGGAGCAAAGAAAAGCATTACGATATGGCTACTGGCGTACAGGAGTTCAAGATTGACTGGATCTCCAAGGCTAGTGCCAGTCAACGAATGGGTCGTGCAGGACGTACTGGCCCCGGCCACTGTTACAGACTTTACAGCTCCGCGATCTACGAGCAGTATTTCGATAATCATACCCTGCCCGAGATCCTGCGTACTCCCATCGAAGGCACAGTCCTAACACTGAAGGGTATGGAGGTGGACAACGTCGTCAACTTCCCGTTTCCTACGCCACCGCAACGGGAACAACTGGCGCAAGCTGAACGGCTCTTGAAGAACTTGGGTGCCATCGATTCGAGGTCAGGCAAGATCACAGCACGTGGTCGCGAACTCCAGAAGTACCCTGTCAACCCCAGGTTCGGTAGAATGCTGCAGCTTGGTCTTCAACACGGGGTCCTGCCATACACAATCGCGATGGTGGCAGGGCTTGCGGTGGGTGAATTGTTCATTCTCGAGACACAGGTTATTCCCCGACAGGAGGCTCTCGCTGGTGACGACGAGGACTTTGGGAATGATGACCGGCCAAAGCGCGTCGATCGGGCGCTGGAGAGTTCGATAAACAGCAAGAAGCAAGCGTTTGGACGCGCTCATGCAACTTTTGCCAACTTCGACGACAAATCGGATGCCATTAAACTACTCACTGCCATTGCTGGGCATGCAGATGCAGACGCCAGAGGTGACAAGTCTTTCTGCTCCCAGTACTTCCTGCGAGAGAAAGGCATGGTCGAAGTGCAACAATTGCGCTCTCAGCTTCACAACATCATGCAGAAGCAGATGATCGAGCGCGGACAACCGCCTGAGCCATATCAAGCAGTCATCTCGCCACCAAAGGAGAAGGATATCAAGTTCCTGAACCAGATCGTCGCCGCAGGCTACATCGACCAAGTCGCAGTCCGCAATGACTTGCTCCCAAGTGCAATCTCGACAGGACAGAAAGCACGCCGCGCTATTGAAGTGCCCTATCGGACTCTCTTGCCTTCAATCGCCGAAGCTGATATCGACCGCGCCAGCACTTTGGAAGAACAAGGGCAGCAGCGAAGTGTGTATGTGCATCCAAGCAGCCTTCTTGCAAAGCTGTCCATACACGAGATGCCTGACTATATCGTGTACACCAATCTCAGCCGCGCAGCTGCCACCACTGTCGAGGGAAAGCAGAAGCGCACACGCATGCATCCCCTTACCACCGCCGGGCCTCTGCTGCTGTCTTCACTGGCGGAAGGCTCTCCTTTGCTAGAATTTGGCAAGCCTATCGGGAAGATCGAGGAGAAGGACGCTGGGAGAACTCGGGTCTGTTTCGTGGGTACGGCGCTGCGAGATCCTAATACCGCAGGTACGACATGGCCCATGAAGGCTTGGAAGGTGCAGCAGACCCGCAAAGGGAAGGAGTGGGTGGTTGAGAAGGTCCTGCAGAAGGGCTGA
- a CDS encoding Ribose-phosphate pyrophosphokinase 1 yields MRQTCIFSGSSHPHLVEAICERLGQKPSRVELKKFSNGETSVEIKASVRDQDVFVVQSGSGEINDNVMEMLIMISACKGGSSRSITAVMPYFPYSRQSKKKAHRGAITARMLANLMKVAGVDHVITIDLHATQMQGFFKCPVDNLFAEPLLSKWIRMNIPDWKDSVVVSKNPGGTKRVTSLADKLGTSFGIVGTERKRPKYSPSMLNSVVFESMGDDGTEARITSPDRDSHAPKQAHTSQPRRHSPRSSIDYRRPPQPVRPGALPRAATANAPSTRARGLTNGDTPHPLAQSTRPDSSGGDGENKEKKEGDAPEIGLTRVRTIPTLHNQQSTDDDGYEEPESEEGSDERARDVITGRLIHGHIVDDDVPSPNTSHYSENRGHRQSSEDEDVPDHMTQSFMSTGSSRWNAANNPAHGLGGTGDATHSDEEEEEALQNPDIETHVTLVGNVRNKSVIIVDDMIDKAGSWIAAAETVVKRGGATKVYCMATHGLFGGDCLRQLDECEEIDGVIVTNAFPIPEVKRQGARKFTVLDVSGLLAEAIRRNHHGESISQLYHLMD; encoded by the exons ATGCGTCAAACCTGCATCTTCTCGGGCTCGTCCCATCCGCACCTGGTCGAGGCAATATGCGAGAGACTCGGCCAGAAGCCGTCAAGAGTCGAGCTGAAGAAGTTCAGCAATGGCGAGACATCGGTCGAGATCA AAGCCTCGGTCCGTGACCAAGATGTCTTCGTGGTGCAGAGCGGAAGCGGAGA GATCAACGATAATGTCATGGAAATGCTCATCATGATCTCAGCTTGCAAAGGCGGCTCTTCAAGATCGATTACTG CTGTGATGCCGTACTTCCCATACTCCCGCCAGTCCAAGAAGAAGGCCCACCGTGGCGCCATCACCGCCCGCATGCTTGCAAATCTCATGAAGGTCGCTGGTGTTGACCACGTCATAACCATTGACCTGCACGCTACCCAAATGCAGGGGTTCTTCAAATGCCCGGTAGACAACCTCTTCGCTGAGCCTCTACTGAGCAAGTGGATACGCATGAACATACCCGACTGGAAAGACAGCGTCGTCGTGAGCAAGAATCCAGGAGGCACAAAGAGAGTGACAAGCCTAGCAGATAAGCTGGGTACCAGTTTCGGCATTGTCGGCACAGAACGGAAGCGACCAAAGTATTCGCCGAGTATGCTCAACTCAGTCGTGTTCGAAAGCATGGGCGATGATGGTACTGAGGCGCGCATAACTTCACCTGACCGCGACTCGCACGCACCCAAGCAAGCCCACACTTCACAGCCCCGCCGCCATAGCCCGCGCTCGAGCATCGACTATCGCAGACCACCGCAGCCTGTACGACCTGGTGCCTTACCGCGAGCAGCCACAGCAAATGCGCCTTCTACACGCGCGAGAGGCCTGACGAACGGCGACACCCCACATCCTCTCGCGCAATCGACACGACCCGACTCGTCAGGAGGAGATGGCGAAAACAAAGAGAAGAAGGAAGGGGATGCACCAGAGATAGGTCTCACAAGGGTGCGAACCATACCTACTCTTCACAACCAACAAAGCACCGACGACGATGGCTATGAGGAGCCCGAAAGTGAGGAAGGTAGCGATGAGCGAGCCAGAGATGTCATAACAGGTCGTCTGATCCACGGACACATCGTGGACGATGATGTACCTTCCCCCAATACCTCACACTACTCTGAGAACCGCGGTCACAGGCAGTCGAGCGAAGACGAGGATGTCCCCGATCACATGACGCAGTCCTTCATGTCTACGGGCTCCTCGCGCTGGAATGCTGCCAACAACCCCGCTCATGGCCTCGGTGGAACTGGAGATGCTACACACTCCGATGAGGAAGAGGAAGAAGCTCTCCAGAACCCGGATATCGAAACACATGTGACCCTCGTCGGCAACGTACGGAACAAGTCCGTCATCATCGTGGACGACATGATCGACAAGGCTGGATCCTGGATCGCGGCTGCTGAGACTGTGGTGAAGCGAGGTGGTGCTACCAAAGTCTACTGCATGGCCACTCATGGTCTCTTCGGCGGCGACTGCCTTCGCCAGCTGGACGAGTGCGAAGAGATCGATGGCGTTATCGTGACGAACGCATTCCCTATTCCGGAGGTCAAGCGTCAGGGAGCAAGGAAGTTCACTGTGCTGGACGTCAGCGGTCTTCTGGCAGAGGCTATCCGAAGGAACCACCACGGCGAGAGCATTAGTCAACTGTATCATCTGATGGATTAG